Proteins from a single region of Undibacterium sp. KW1:
- a CDS encoding TetR/AcrR family transcriptional regulator: MNTPRTDVRQHILDTAKPIILGKGFSVVGLNEVLKAAAVPKGSFYHYFKSKELFGEALLEDYFAGYLAAVDVVLKNPDIPAAKRLMRYWQGWLPERPGEGVQCQCLATKLGGEVSDLSEAMRVTLQRGTDSIIARLADCMREGIIDGSLPADLDADACALTLYQMWLGAGLLTKMRRDMSALESAMLATRKMLKL; encoded by the coding sequence ATGAACACTCCACGCACCGATGTCAGGCAACATATCCTCGATACAGCCAAGCCCATTATCCTGGGCAAGGGCTTTTCTGTGGTCGGCCTGAACGAGGTATTAAAGGCGGCGGCAGTACCCAAGGGCTCGTTTTATCATTATTTCAAGTCCAAGGAATTATTTGGCGAAGCCTTGCTGGAAGATTATTTTGCCGGCTACCTGGCAGCAGTTGATGTGGTTTTGAAAAACCCAGACATACCAGCAGCCAAACGCCTCATGCGTTACTGGCAGGGTTGGTTACCGGAGCGCCCGGGTGAGGGTGTGCAATGCCAGTGTCTGGCGACCAAACTCGGTGGCGAGGTGTCTGACTTGTCTGAAGCCATGCGCGTCACCTTGCAACGTGGCACGGACAGTATCATTGCCAGGCTGGCCGATTGCATGCGTGAAGGTATTATCGACGGTTCGCTACCTGCAGACCTGGATGCTGATGCATGTGCACTGACCCTGTACCAGATGTGGCTGGGTGCAGGCTTGCTGACCAAGATGCGGCGCGACATGAGTGCGCTGGAGAGTGCCATGTTAGCCACCCGCAAGATGCTCAAGCTGTAA
- a CDS encoding aspartate kinase — MKKIVVKFGGSNLRQPEDINRVVNVVQTYQQPLVLVVSAFYGITNALIACVQAAREGAGTAAALAESRDYTQNLRVLKKQILEANISDATNRARIEKALSVRLDQLDRYLTGIHCIGDVPTFVNDAILSYGERLSSLLLTEVLLSHGIRAREALPEDIGLVTDGVFGNAACDFDASAPTVSKALQGNEVIVVPGFYGVDRDGKATLFGRGGSDYSAASIACCIGAESLDVWKDVDGFLSADPGTVSAPHTITQLNYLEAAELSYFGAKILHPRTVEPLFDQNIPIRILNITRPKRGLLPYTIINAQRKVTRDVVKSVTSTEDVAILKLHGPGVGFKPGILAQVTNTLDANGINIKSVLTAQTAINILVSRDHLDAAYAALVEHHLAGVVEVSRNADVAIVAVVGDGVLEASDVGGAIASRALSAAIAAGVHVCLAAAGASEVAAYMLVQQEDRKLALQAIHAEFFGG; from the coding sequence ATGAAAAAAATTGTCGTTAAATTTGGTGGCTCCAATCTGCGCCAGCCTGAAGATATCAACCGCGTTGTCAATGTCGTGCAAACTTATCAACAGCCACTGGTGCTGGTGGTATCTGCCTTTTATGGCATTACCAATGCCCTCATCGCCTGTGTGCAAGCCGCAAGAGAAGGCGCGGGCACCGCAGCTGCCCTGGCCGAAAGCCGGGATTACACACAAAACCTGCGTGTCCTGAAAAAGCAGATACTGGAAGCCAATATCAGTGATGCCACCAACCGCGCACGTATAGAAAAAGCCCTGTCAGTACGCCTTGATCAGCTCGACCGTTATCTGACCGGCATACACTGCATAGGTGATGTGCCCACCTTTGTCAATGATGCCATCCTCAGCTATGGTGAACGTCTGTCCAGCCTGTTGCTGACCGAAGTCTTGCTCAGCCATGGCATACGCGCACGCGAAGCCTTGCCAGAAGACATAGGTCTGGTCACCGATGGCGTATTTGGCAATGCCGCCTGTGATTTTGATGCGAGCGCCCCGACTGTCTCGAAAGCCTTGCAAGGCAATGAAGTCATCGTCGTGCCGGGCTTTTATGGAGTAGATCGTGATGGCAAGGCGACCCTGTTTGGCCGCGGCGGCTCAGATTACTCAGCAGCATCCATCGCCTGCTGCATAGGTGCAGAATCACTGGATGTATGGAAGGACGTGGATGGTTTCCTCAGCGCCGACCCTGGCACGGTGAGTGCACCGCATACGATTACGCAATTGAATTATCTGGAAGCAGCAGAGCTGTCTTACTTCGGCGCCAAGATCTTGCATCCGCGCACGGTAGAACCTTTGTTCGACCAGAATATTCCTATCCGTATCTTGAACATCACCCGTCCCAAGCGTGGTCTCTTGCCGTATACCATCATCAATGCACAACGCAAGGTGACACGTGATGTGGTGAAGAGTGTGACATCGACAGAAGACGTGGCAATACTGAAATTACACGGCCCTGGCGTGGGATTCAAACCTGGCATCCTGGCGCAGGTGACCAATACGCTGGATGCCAATGGCATCAATATCAAGAGCGTGCTTACGGCGCAGACAGCCATCAATATACTGGTATCACGCGACCATCTGGATGCGGCTTACGCTGCACTGGTGGAACATCACCTGGCCGGTGTGGTGGAAGTGTCACGCAACGCGGATGTGGCTATTGTCGCAGTGGTTGGTGACGGTGTGCTGGAGGCATCAGATGTAGGTGGCGCAATCGCCAGCCGTGCCCTGTCGGCAGCGATTGCGGCAGGCGTGCATGTCTGCCTCGCGGCTGCAGGTGCCAGCGAGGTGGCGGCGTATATGCTGGTACAGCAGGAGGACAGGAAGCTGGCTTTGCAGGCGATACATGCGGAGTTTTTTGGAGGATGA
- a CDS encoding FHA domain-containing protein: protein MKKCQAPDHPHCTHWVAEGEAVCAAGHSQAASPRRQELLHASAGKLMQKRVAVAPGNLHLHFSGYDPRAAGGRQTIRLELRGMLPPDISIIEVQLRSELIAAGATKQRLLRTASGLWQPLLLSFSSRNKEHGQYPLEISLSHEQVSKARRTWLCTSVIFVPRADASLTEIHSVFLTAQKNIRVVAEDGGIATLSGLGQSNGYAQGNMNIEISATDASIAKLDMRPPSGKYEIAMGTIAWDEELMEITGEPEAPLAIATSARPEKVPPARPATNTSKTTATRWAGLTGQQTRPHSNMRLFALDEYVLGRMEQHPQADILLSHRTSSAAENVRLTRRISARHALIRWKGVRAEITDVSRYGTLLDGMVMEKDLPYALSAGMQIEFCASVRGIVRLQVMAILPHAMIIAEIDAGAGSDLLYLIKPETRPQAAAQSPPAGLPLVFHFQGGFWHRDIATLQENSLDAHTDLKAIPQLASVGRYASVPYAGVQDYGTRY from the coding sequence ATGAAAAAATGCCAAGCCCCGGATCACCCCCATTGCACGCATTGGGTGGCAGAGGGCGAGGCCGTCTGTGCTGCAGGTCATTCCCAGGCAGCCAGCCCCCGCAGACAGGAGTTATTGCATGCCTCTGCTGGCAAGCTGATGCAAAAGCGTGTAGCGGTGGCACCCGGTAATCTGCATCTGCATTTCAGCGGTTATGACCCGCGTGCCGCTGGTGGCCGTCAAACCATAAGGCTGGAGTTGCGTGGCATGTTGCCACCAGATATCAGCATCATCGAAGTGCAATTGCGCTCGGAACTGATAGCCGCTGGTGCTACAAAGCAACGCCTGCTGCGCACTGCATCTGGACTATGGCAACCCTTGTTGCTCAGCTTTTCTTCCAGAAACAAAGAACATGGGCAATACCCGCTTGAAATCAGCCTGTCGCATGAACAGGTATCGAAGGCCAGGCGTACATGGCTATGTACCAGCGTCATCTTTGTGCCGCGGGCAGACGCATCGCTGACAGAGATACACAGTGTGTTTTTAACCGCACAAAAGAATATACGGGTCGTAGCGGAAGATGGTGGAATTGCCACGCTCAGCGGATTGGGCCAGTCGAACGGTTATGCGCAAGGCAATATGAATATTGAAATCAGTGCCACGGATGCCTCTATAGCCAAACTGGACATGCGTCCACCGTCAGGCAAATATGAAATCGCCATGGGCACTATTGCCTGGGATGAAGAACTCATGGAAATCACTGGCGAACCTGAAGCCCCGTTGGCAATAGCCACTTCTGCCAGGCCAGAGAAAGTGCCGCCAGCCAGGCCAGCAACAAACACGTCAAAAACAACTGCAACACGATGGGCCGGCCTCACGGGACAACAGACCCGGCCTCACAGCAATATGCGGCTCTTTGCCCTGGATGAGTATGTGCTTGGCCGAATGGAGCAACATCCACAGGCTGACATTCTGCTCAGTCACCGCACCAGTAGCGCAGCAGAAAATGTCAGACTGACACGCCGCATCAGCGCCCGCCATGCCCTCATCCGCTGGAAGGGCGTGCGAGCAGAAATCACCGATGTCTCGCGCTATGGCACTTTGCTCGATGGCATGGTCATGGAAAAAGACCTGCCCTATGCTTTAAGTGCAGGCATGCAGATAGAGTTCTGCGCCAGCGTCAGAGGCATAGTCCGGCTACAGGTCATGGCGATACTGCCGCATGCCATGATCATTGCCGAGATAGATGCAGGGGCAGGAAGCGATTTGTTATACCTGATCAAACCAGAAACCCGCCCCCAGGCCGCCGCACAAAGTCCGCCAGCAGGCTTGCCACTGGTATTTCATTTTCAGGGTGGGTTCTGGCACCGGGACATAGCGACATTGCAAGAAAACAGCCTGGATGCACACACTGATTTGAAGGCAATTCCTCAGTTGGCATCAGTAGGTCGGTATGCAAGTGTGCCTTATGCAGGCGTACAGGACTATGGGACAAGATACTGA
- a CDS encoding protein kinase: MQTPLQKIRELRALLDEGLLTEDEFTQRKDAILDNELAPAISRQTSKAAQEAAQGTDLGFLAGQEVGGVSKRYRLEKLLGQGGMGQVWQASDLATQAELGHSETVALKILPPQLTQSALHARLLVEEASLVRRLAHEHIVRVYDWARDPATNSYFIIMEYLDGHDLENYLIKHTRCTLKQVLDMLSPVADALDYAWGKHKLVHRDLKPSNLLLTTAGDIKLLDFGISARLRSHTQAGLISTSMTPSRSPYAGTAGYRAPEAGSHQHSPGLDVYAVAVMIYQMLEAAMPFGEYRHPQQQPIQPAALNAAQWQVLQSGFAIQPDQRPASVRALLQTLQAAARPLGNAAQSKAASHGKQPEIKESPIEAAARQRAEQRRQRKELEKQRREQASAALRALIARQNRLHAIEDAQRRQKDEQQRLHKEQQEQKRLQEEAMTAVTHSGAPGDVTITWEEAQRYLAAISRNTGSENGQVPGMTA; this comes from the coding sequence ATGCAAACGCCACTACAAAAAATCCGTGAATTGCGCGCATTGCTGGATGAAGGTCTGCTCACAGAAGACGAATTCACGCAACGCAAAGACGCTATTCTCGATAATGAGCTTGCCCCTGCTATTTCCAGGCAGACCAGCAAAGCCGCGCAAGAAGCGGCACAGGGCACTGACCTGGGTTTTCTGGCGGGGCAAGAAGTGGGTGGTGTTTCCAAACGCTACAGGCTGGAAAAACTCCTGGGGCAAGGCGGCATGGGCCAGGTGTGGCAAGCCAGCGACCTGGCAACCCAGGCTGAGCTTGGGCATAGCGAGACGGTTGCGCTCAAGATCTTGCCGCCACAACTTACCCAGAGTGCCCTGCATGCACGCCTCCTGGTGGAAGAAGCCTCGCTGGTGCGCAGGCTCGCGCATGAGCATATCGTCAGGGTCTATGACTGGGCCCGCGACCCGGCCACCAACAGCTATTTCATCATCATGGAATATCTGGACGGGCACGATCTGGAAAACTATCTCATCAAGCATACCCGCTGCACCCTCAAGCAAGTGCTGGACATGCTCAGCCCTGTGGCCGATGCACTCGATTATGCCTGGGGCAAACACAAACTCGTGCACCGTGATCTGAAACCGAGTAACCTCTTGCTGACAACAGCAGGTGACATCAAACTGCTTGATTTTGGCATCTCGGCACGTTTGCGCAGCCATACCCAGGCAGGCTTGATTTCAACCAGCATGACCCCTTCGCGTTCTCCCTATGCGGGTACCGCAGGTTACCGCGCGCCGGAAGCTGGCAGCCATCAGCACAGTCCCGGTCTGGATGTGTATGCCGTTGCTGTCATGATTTACCAGATGCTGGAAGCGGCCATGCCCTTTGGCGAATATCGCCACCCTCAGCAGCAACCGATACAACCAGCTGCACTGAACGCCGCCCAATGGCAAGTCTTGCAAAGTGGTTTTGCCATCCAGCCAGACCAGCGCCCTGCCAGTGTGCGTGCGTTATTGCAAACTCTGCAGGCTGCAGCCAGGCCGCTTGGCAACGCAGCACAAAGCAAGGCAGCCAGTCATGGCAAACAGCCAGAAATAAAAGAATCCCCAATAGAGGCAGCAGCCCGCCAGCGCGCCGAACAAAGACGGCAACGTAAGGAACTGGAAAAACAAAGACGCGAACAAGCCAGCGCTGCCCTGCGTGCACTCATTGCCAGACAAAATCGTCTGCATGCCATAGAAGATGCCCAGCGTCGTCAGAAAGACGAACAACAGCGCCTGCACAAAGAACAGCAAGAACAAAAACGCCTGCAGGAAGAGGCGATGACTGCGGTTACACATAGCGGTGCACCAGGGGATGTCACCATTACATGGGAAGAAGCACAGCGCTATCTTGCCGCCATCAGCCGCAACACAGGATCAGAGAACGGGCAAGTTCCTGGCATGACAGCGTGA
- a CDS encoding alpha/beta fold hydrolase, translating into MKNISKTALILSVALASAAALPGHALAASGNDTTVVLVHGAFADGSSWNQVTPYLQAKGVKVVAVQNPLSSLADDVAAVQRVVDAQTGKVVLVGHSWGGAVITQAGVSDKIKALVYVAAFAPSEGEALGGLGKDYPVPPGIATLKPDANGNLELSPESFATNFAQDVPKEKTAVLATTQGLLPAKVFGEPVTFAAWKNKPNYYIVASKDRMIDPGLQAAFAKKINAVTTTLPTSHVPMLSQPKAVAEAILAAVRN; encoded by the coding sequence ATGAAAAACATAAGTAAAACTGCATTGATCTTGTCTGTCGCCCTTGCCTCTGCTGCTGCCTTGCCAGGCCATGCATTGGCTGCCTCTGGCAATGACACCACGGTAGTTCTGGTCCATGGCGCTTTCGCCGATGGCTCAAGCTGGAACCAGGTCACGCCTTACCTGCAAGCCAAAGGGGTGAAAGTCGTCGCCGTGCAAAACCCCTTGTCTTCTCTGGCAGATGATGTAGCTGCGGTACAGCGTGTAGTTGATGCACAGACTGGCAAGGTAGTATTGGTAGGCCACTCATGGGGTGGCGCGGTGATCACACAGGCGGGTGTCAGCGACAAAATCAAGGCGCTGGTGTATGTGGCCGCCTTTGCACCATCTGAAGGTGAGGCACTGGGCGGCCTGGGTAAAGATTACCCTGTACCGCCAGGTATCGCGACCCTGAAACCTGATGCGAACGGTAATCTGGAATTGTCACCGGAATCATTTGCGACCAACTTTGCGCAAGATGTGCCAAAAGAAAAAACGGCGGTGCTGGCCACTACCCAAGGCCTGTTGCCAGCCAAGGTGTTTGGCGAACCGGTGACATTCGCTGCATGGAAAAACAAACCAAATTATTACATCGTCGCCAGCAAGGACCGCATGATAGATCCGGGCTTGCAAGCGGCGTTTGCGAAAAAGATCAATGCCGTGACAACCACGCTACCAACCAGCCATGTGCCGATGTTGTCCCAGCCTAAAGCGGTTGCAGAAGCGATTCTGGCTGCGGTCAGGAACTAA